One window of the Haloarcula halobia genome contains the following:
- the polX gene encoding DNA polymerase/3'-5' exonuclease PolX: MRLNDDVATELEAFADLLDAKGVEYKPRAYRRAAENIRDHPVAIEDLASEGEDAIEDIEGVGDAIAAKVAEYVETGAIEELEALREELPVDMAGLTAVEGVGPKTVGTLYEALGITTLDELEAAAEAGEIRDVKGFGEKTEQNILDNLEFAREAHERALLGEARPYGEEIRAFLADLDVVERCELGGSLRRFRPTIGDVDVLVGSTDGEAVVDAFTEWEGGDTVIEAGETKASVRAGGVRVDLRVVVPEEFGAALQYFTGSKDHNVAVRNRAIERNLKVNEYGVFDVSAVDDEEDGQRAGERVAGETEEGVYEALGMAWMPPELRENRGEVEAAASGDLPDLLEEAEVRGDLHVHTDWSDGGYSIAEMVDGAAAFGHDYIAISDHATGPGMVGGVGVPDEELREQLDAVREVAEDAPIDVFSGVEANVAADGSISVADDLLAALDVVVASPHVALDGDGTERLVAAAKHPDVNVVGHPTGRFLNRRPGLDVDVERLAEVAAEHDTALEVNASPARLDLSGSAVKQAIEAGATIVVNTDAHSPSSFEQVRYGVHTARRGWAEAPDVLNARDAEDVREFLDG; encoded by the coding sequence ATGCGCCTGAACGACGACGTCGCGACGGAACTTGAGGCGTTCGCCGACCTGCTGGACGCGAAGGGTGTCGAGTACAAGCCACGCGCGTACCGTCGGGCGGCGGAGAACATCCGCGACCACCCGGTGGCGATCGAGGACCTGGCCAGCGAGGGCGAGGACGCCATCGAGGATATCGAGGGTGTCGGCGACGCCATCGCCGCGAAGGTCGCCGAGTACGTCGAGACGGGCGCCATCGAAGAACTCGAGGCCCTCCGCGAGGAGCTGCCCGTCGACATGGCCGGCCTGACCGCCGTCGAGGGCGTCGGGCCAAAGACCGTCGGGACGCTGTACGAGGCGCTCGGGATCACGACCCTGGACGAACTGGAGGCGGCGGCCGAAGCCGGCGAGATCCGGGACGTGAAGGGCTTCGGCGAGAAGACCGAACAGAACATCCTCGACAACCTCGAGTTCGCCCGCGAGGCTCACGAGCGGGCGCTGCTGGGGGAGGCACGCCCGTACGGCGAGGAGATCAGAGCGTTCCTCGCGGACCTCGACGTCGTCGAGCGGTGCGAGCTCGGCGGGTCGCTCCGGCGCTTTCGGCCGACCATCGGCGACGTGGACGTGCTCGTGGGGAGCACCGACGGCGAGGCCGTCGTCGACGCCTTCACCGAGTGGGAGGGGGGCGACACCGTCATCGAGGCCGGCGAGACCAAGGCCAGCGTCCGCGCCGGCGGCGTCCGCGTCGACCTCCGCGTGGTCGTGCCCGAGGAGTTCGGGGCCGCCCTCCAGTACTTCACGGGGAGCAAGGACCACAACGTCGCGGTCCGCAACCGCGCCATCGAGCGCAACCTGAAGGTAAACGAGTACGGCGTCTTCGACGTCTCGGCGGTCGACGACGAAGAAGACGGCCAGCGGGCCGGCGAGCGCGTCGCCGGCGAGACCGAGGAGGGGGTGTACGAGGCCCTCGGGATGGCGTGGATGCCCCCGGAACTGCGGGAGAACCGGGGTGAGGTCGAGGCCGCAGCGAGCGGTGACCTGCCGGACCTGCTCGAGGAAGCCGAGGTTCGGGGCGACCTGCACGTCCACACCGACTGGTCCGACGGCGGGTACTCCATCGCGGAGATGGTCGACGGCGCCGCGGCGTTCGGCCACGACTACATCGCCATCAGCGACCACGCCACGGGACCAGGGATGGTCGGCGGCGTCGGCGTGCCGGACGAGGAGTTGCGCGAGCAACTCGACGCGGTGCGCGAGGTGGCCGAGGACGCGCCCATCGACGTGTTCAGCGGGGTCGAGGCGAACGTCGCCGCGGACGGGAGCATCTCGGTCGCGGACGACCTGCTCGCGGCCCTCGACGTGGTGGTCGCCTCGCCCCACGTCGCCCTGGACGGCGACGGCACCGAGCGACTCGTCGCGGCCGCGAAGCACCCGGACGTGAACGTCGTCGGCCACCCGACCGGGCGGTTCCTCAACCGGCGACCCGGCCTCGACGTCGACGTCGAACGCCTCGCCGAGGTGGCCGCCGAACACGACACCGCCCTCGAGGTCAACGCAAGTCCGGCCCGGCTGGACCTGAGCGGGAGCGCGGTCAAGCAGGCCATCGAGGCCGGCGCGACCATCGTCGTCAACACCGACGCCCACAGCCCGAGCAGCTTCGAACAGGTCCGTTACGGCGTCCACACGGCCAGGCGCGGGTGGGCGGAAGCCCCCGACGTGCTGAACGCGCGTGACGCCGAGGACGTCCGGGAGTTCCTCGATGGCTGA
- a CDS encoding DUF5788 family protein — translation MREFERKRLLERIEREGATVGAAIPDRITVQGEEIDLQSFVFEIKRRDTIPEGERERVERAKTNLRRERLQRKQRIEDGEVSYEEGTELADAIIGIDRALNALEQLGSADLEAEQRAQEAADKKRWMKFLQKALGQEDADSGTGRAGRSL, via the coding sequence GTGAGAGAGTTCGAGCGCAAACGGCTGCTGGAGCGCATCGAACGGGAGGGCGCGACAGTCGGTGCCGCGATTCCCGACCGCATCACCGTCCAGGGCGAGGAGATCGACCTCCAGTCGTTCGTCTTCGAGATAAAGCGGCGCGACACGATTCCGGAGGGCGAACGCGAGCGGGTCGAACGGGCGAAGACGAACCTCCGGCGGGAGCGCCTCCAGCGCAAGCAACGCATCGAGGACGGCGAGGTGAGCTACGAGGAGGGCACGGAGCTCGCCGACGCGATAATCGGGATCGACCGGGCGCTGAACGCGCTGGAACAGCTCGGGTCGGCCGACCTCGAGGCGGAGCAGCGGGCACAGGAGGCCGCCGACAAGAAGCGCTGGATGAAGTTCCTGCAGAAGGCACTGGGCCAGGAGGACGCGGATTCCGGAACCGGCCGTGCCGGGCGGAGTCTCTGA